One Rhodospirillaceae bacterium genomic region harbors:
- the trpC gene encoding indole-3-glycerol phosphate synthase TrpC, producing the protein MGNVLDAICAARLEHYVRIKSQRPFSAIEAEARNASPVRGFGLALARAAETGYGLIAEIKKASPSAGLIRPDFDPPALAKAYEAGGAACLSILTEQDNFQGSDDYLKTARAACTLPVLRKDFMLDPYQVVEARAIGADCILLILACLSDTQALELEACALDHEMDVLIEVHDEAELDRAFALRSPLIGVNNRNLKTLEVDISTTERLAKRLPADRALVAESGLKTPGDLAQLAQSGARRFLVGESLMRQPDVAAATSALLANPAPEAA; encoded by the coding sequence ATGGGTAATGTCTTAGATGCCATCTGTGCGGCCCGCCTGGAACATTACGTGAGGATCAAATCACAACGGCCTTTCAGCGCAATCGAAGCCGAAGCGCGCAACGCATCCCCCGTGCGTGGCTTTGGTCTCGCGTTGGCGCGTGCCGCAGAAACCGGCTACGGCCTCATTGCCGAGATTAAAAAAGCCTCACCCTCAGCCGGCTTGATCCGGCCTGACTTTGATCCACCTGCACTCGCCAAAGCCTATGAAGCGGGCGGCGCGGCATGCCTCTCAATTCTGACCGAGCAGGACAATTTTCAAGGTTCTGATGACTATCTGAAGACGGCCCGCGCGGCCTGCACCCTGCCCGTTTTGCGCAAAGACTTCATGCTTGATCCCTATCAAGTGGTTGAAGCCCGCGCCATAGGGGCGGATTGCATCCTGCTCATTTTAGCCTGTTTGTCAGACACCCAGGCGCTGGAGCTTGAAGCCTGTGCTCTGGATCATGAGATGGATGTGCTCATTGAAGTCCACGATGAAGCAGAATTAGACCGCGCTTTTGCGCTGCGTTCGCCGCTCATCGGCGTTAACAATCGCAACTTGAAAACCTTAGAAGTTGATATCAGCACGACAGAGCGCTTGGCCAAGCGCCTCCCAGCTGATCGTGCTTTGGTTGCTGAGAGTGGCTTAAAAACACCAGGCGATTTAGCGCAACTTGCGCAGTCAGGTGCCCGAAGATTCTTGGTAGGGGAATCGTTGATGCGTCAGCCTGATGTTGCTGCGGCCACCTCCGCCCTTCTCGCAAATCCAGCGCCGGAAGCAGCATAA
- the trpD gene encoding anthranilate phosphoribosyltransferase, translated as MSDLKPFIAIAASGTSLTEQQAEEAFELIMSGQASPVQISSLLTALAVRGETVAEITGAARIMRSKALTVKAPNGTIDTCGTGGSGSGKFNVSTAVAIVVAACGVPVAKHGNRKASSKSGTADVLEVLGINLDATPDSVEKALAQANIGFLFAQKHHSAMKHVGPVRAELGIRTLFNLLGPLSNPASAKRQLLGVFSEAWVVPMAETLKALGSERAWVVHGSDGLDELTITGPSHVAELKDGLVSSFEITPEDAGLSRHTPESLKGGEPEHNAKALNALLDGAPGAYRDIVLLNAAAALVIADKAPDLKSGVTLAAAAIDDGAAKATLGKFAAITRGES; from the coding sequence ATGTCAGATCTCAAACCCTTTATCGCTATTGCCGCCAGTGGCACCTCCCTGACGGAGCAGCAAGCCGAAGAGGCATTTGAACTGATCATGTCGGGTCAAGCCTCTCCGGTTCAGATATCCAGCCTCCTCACCGCCCTGGCCGTGCGTGGTGAAACCGTAGCTGAAATTACCGGTGCCGCGCGCATCATGCGATCTAAGGCCCTAACCGTAAAAGCGCCCAACGGCACCATCGATACCTGCGGCACGGGCGGGAGCGGCTCGGGGAAATTCAACGTCTCAACCGCCGTCGCCATTGTAGTTGCGGCCTGTGGTGTGCCGGTCGCTAAGCACGGCAATCGCAAGGCCTCCTCTAAATCAGGCACCGCAGATGTTCTGGAAGTTTTGGGCATCAATCTAGATGCAACACCCGACAGTGTTGAGAAAGCACTCGCACAAGCAAACATCGGCTTTCTATTCGCCCAAAAGCATCACAGCGCCATGAAGCATGTCGGCCCTGTGCGGGCCGAACTCGGTATACGCACCCTGTTCAATCTGCTTGGTCCCCTCTCGAATCCAGCAAGTGCGAAGCGCCAGTTGCTGGGAGTCTTCTCAGAGGCTTGGGTCGTGCCAATGGCAGAAACACTCAAAGCGCTTGGGTCCGAACGCGCCTGGGTGGTTCACGGATCAGACGGGTTAGACGAGTTAACCATCACTGGCCCGTCTCACGTTGCTGAACTCAAGGATGGACTTGTCTCATCCTTTGAGATCACACCGGAAGATGCTGGCCTGTCACGTCACACGCCAGAGTCTCTTAAAGGTGGCGAACCAGAACACAATGCCAAAGCGCTCAACGCACTTTTGGATGGTGCTCCCGGAGCCTATCGCGACATCGTGCTTCTGAATGCAGCCGCAGCGTTGGTCATCGCTGATAAAGCGCCGGATCTAAAATCGGGCGTAACCTTGGCGGCAGCCGCCATTGATGACGGCGCAGCAAAAGCGACTTTGGGAAAATTCGCTGCCATTACGCGCGGTGAGTCCTGA
- a CDS encoding aminodeoxychorismate/anthranilate synthase component II encodes MFLLIDNYDSFTYNLWHYLGELGADVEVERNDQLTVAEALARKPQGIILSPGPCDPDRAGICLGLVEAAAQSSLPLFGVCLGHQSIGQAFGGQVIRAAEPMHGKVSALRHTNHKMFEDIPSPFTATRYHSLIVARDSVPDDLEITAETDDGVIMAFAHKSLPITSVQFHPESIASQFGHRVLRNFLRSAGLDAPDIPDRSVAA; translated from the coding sequence ATGTTTCTGCTCATCGATAACTACGACAGCTTTACCTACAACCTGTGGCACTACCTGGGTGAACTGGGCGCGGACGTTGAGGTTGAGCGCAATGATCAGCTTACGGTGGCAGAGGCTTTGGCGCGGAAACCCCAAGGCATTATTCTCTCCCCCGGTCCCTGCGACCCGGATCGCGCGGGCATTTGCCTTGGTCTTGTGGAAGCTGCCGCGCAATCAAGCCTGCCGCTGTTTGGGGTCTGCCTGGGTCATCAAAGCATCGGGCAAGCCTTTGGCGGTCAGGTTATCCGTGCGGCAGAACCCATGCACGGCAAGGTCAGCGCCCTACGCCATACAAATCACAAGATGTTCGAAGATATCCCCTCACCGTTTACAGCCACCCGCTATCATTCGTTGATCGTCGCGCGTGACTCTGTGCCAGATGATCTGGAAATCACGGCTGAAACCGACGACGGCGTGATCATGGCGTTTGCCCATAAGTCTCTGCCCATCACCAGTGTTCAGTTCCATCCTGAAAGCATCGCCTCTCAGTTCGGCCATCGTGTTTTACGCAATTTTCTGCGCTCAGCTGGCTTAGATGCGCCTGATATTCCCGACCGCTCTGTCGCGGCATAA